GCCTTATTATGTTTTCTGATTCTTTTTCATACTGGATTAAGTCTACATATTCAGCTTGTTTTTGCTCAATATATTCTTCCCCTAATAAATCAAGCTCTTCCTTAATAAATGTAATTTCTGGACTACGGGTATATATAGTATTTGAAGCTAGAAATTGGGCAATATTTTCAATATTTATATCAACTTCATCAAGTTCTAAAACTAGGATTATAACCTTGGCCCTTTTAATTAAATTTAAGCTTTCTTGCAACTGATCAACATTGTTATTTGAAAAAGAGATTAATCCAATTTGGTACTTAGTCCAATTCAGTTCTACTTCTCTTACCTGAAAGGAGCTATGTGGTGCGATATTAACCTCTTCATTCTGTTGACCACGGTTAATATTGGTTATACTTTCAAATATACTTTTAGCATATCCCGAAAGATCACCCATTACACAAATATCTACCAAGGGGAAAAGTTCCATTACTACTTTTTTTTCTTCCCCAGGACCTCCTGTTTCTGCTAAAAGAGGTATTTTATTTCGAGAAGTAGAAAAGCGAGTGTTTCCTTTTCCATAAACTCCCCCCTGAGCCACCAATAACTGTTCCCCTTCTTCCATTATTTCTCCTATAATTTTCCCAGTTACTGTGTCACTAACCCTAGTTCCCAACGGAACATTTATAATATTATTTTCCCCTGCTTTTCCTGTTTTCTTCCTACTTTTTCCCTCTTCTCCCCTGGCTGCTTTTATAATATTTCTACCTTTAATTTTTCGTAAGTCGTATTCTGCGGTAGTCCCTTTAAGAATAACACTTCCACCAAACCCACCATCTCCTCCGTCAGGTCCACCTTTAGGAACGTATTTTTCTCTTCGGAAACTAATACATCCGTTTCCACCAGTTCCTCCCTGAAAAGTTATATTTATTTCTGTTTCCACTCTTATTTAACTCTCTTACTATTATTAGTATTATTATCATTACATATTATATAAATATATTAATATATATAGTTATATTATTAATTATAATCAATAATACTTTCTTGACATCATTTTTTGAATATATATACTTCTGATAGATAGAGCAAATAAACTTTTGGGCGATTAGCTCAGCTGGTTAGAGCGCAGTCCTGATAAGACTGAGGTCCCTGGTTCGAGTCCAGGATCGCCCACCACTAACCCTTGTAATTCAACCCTAAAAATAATAAACTGGTATTACGTTGAATTAATAGGAAACATATGAAAAGTAAGATCTTAAGCCTTTTTCAACAAAGGCCTCAACAAGAAATAGATTTAGATGAACTTTTTGAAAAAATCAAAAGTTCGTTTTCTGGTGGGTTTGGTGGATTTAGTCCCCAAATTGGACGTTTTTTCATACCTGGTATACTTCTTGCCTTAATACTTGTATGGGCAGCAACTGGACTTTATAGGGTTGAACCCTCCGAACAGGCTGCCGAAAAATTACTTGGATCTTTTACCAATAATTTAAGGGGACCAGGCCTTCATTGGTTTTGGCCAGCACCTATAGGACAGGTTCAAAAAGAGGTTGTTACAGAAACCAAAAGACTTGAAGTTGGATTTAGAACAGGTCCGGGTGGTGCAATACAAGATGTTGGCGAAGAAGCATTAATGATTACAGGAGATCTTAATCTTGTTGATGTACAACTCATTGTTCAGTATAGAATCGGTGACCTAGGTGCTTATTTGTACAATGTAGACGATCCTGGAAGTCCAGATAGAGAAATTAGAGAGGGCGCTCCAGACGGACTAACAATTCTTGATGCCACGGAAGCATCGTTGCGGCAGGTAGTTGGGCAAAGAAGTGTTGATGATATTTTGACCACAAACAAAGAAGCTGTTCAAACAGACACTCTTCTTATGTTGCAAGAGATGCTTAGCTCTTACGAAACAGGTATTGAAGTTCTTGAAGTACGACTTCAAAACGTAAGGCCACCTGACGAAGTTAGAGAAGATTTTGACGATGTTGTTCGAGCAAGGGTCGACAAAGAGTCCGTTATAA
The SAR202 cluster bacterium DNA segment above includes these coding regions:
- the cgtA gene encoding Obg family GTPase CgtA, with translation METEINITFQGGTGGNGCISFRREKYVPKGGPDGGDGGFGGSVILKGTTAEYDLRKIKGRNIIKAARGEEGKSRKKTGKAGENNIINVPLGTRVSDTVTGKIIGEIMEEGEQLLVAQGGVYGKGNTRFSTSRNKIPLLAETGGPGEEKKVVMELFPLVDICVMGDLSGYAKSIFESITNINRGQQNEEVNIAPHSSFQVREVELNWTKYQIGLISFSNNNVDQLQESLNLIKRAKVIILVLELDEVDINIENIAQFLASNTIYTRSPEITFIKEELDLLGEEYIEQKQAEYVDLIQYEKESENIIRHIKEKAINILNKEFLYKKQLEKNNVIHTTEEKNITKVEKNSEGYVVFNSRAERLVVLPDQRSFAARIQLRKELNTMGVIDALEKAGVKQGDNVKIGKKEFIWE
- the hflK gene encoding FtsH protease activity modulator HflK, which translates into the protein MKSKILSLFQQRPQQEIDLDELFEKIKSSFSGGFGGFSPQIGRFFIPGILLALILVWAATGLYRVEPSEQAAEKLLGSFTNNLRGPGLHWFWPAPIGQVQKEVVTETKRLEVGFRTGPGGAIQDVGEEALMITGDLNLVDVQLIVQYRIGDLGAYLYNVDDPGSPDREIREGAPDGLTILDATEASLRQVVGQRSVDDILTTNKEAVQTDTLLMLQEMLSSYETGIEVLEVRLQNVRPPDEVREDFDDVVRARVDKESVINAALAYEQDQLPKARGDAEKVTNAAQAYKEERILKATGEANRFSALLDEYKKSKEVTRQRLYLEAMEEVLPGVKKYVLDPENEGNLLQFLPLNESSSTTP